Genomic DNA from Lagenorhynchus albirostris chromosome 9, mLagAlb1.1, whole genome shotgun sequence:
CCGTCTGATAGCTGAGACGCTTGTGCCCATACAGGAGCACCAGCCAGAGCTGGGCATAGACGGAGAAGAAGAGCAGGGCGTACAGAGTGGTGTAGGCCGCAGTCAGCCCCAGGGTCACGGCGGGCGGCAGCGCAGGCACCAGCCCAGCAGCAGGCACCAGGCCAGACAGGTTACTCTCCATGTCAGGGAGGGAGGCCTGAATCCCggagacagagatggaggggCTGGCAAGGGGCCAGGGAAATAAATACGGAGGGGTGGGAGTTGTAGGGTGCAGAGACAGAGATGGGGAGCTCAGGGGGAAAGAAGTTGTGGCTGGCCAGGCCCTCCCCCCCTGAATAGAGGGACCCTTGCCTTTGCGGGGCACACGCAACCTGGGCCCCTCACTCAGGGGTGTGGAAGGACAGCCTTTCCTCTCCAGGGCAGAGGGGGATGGGAGCACTGCTCTCTGGGCCAGCCTCAGAGccggggatggggagaggggtggaggtGCAGAGTCTGAAGAAGAGGGGTCCCTGGTCTTGGTCGCTGGAGTCGTCCTGGCAGGAGGGGGAGAGCCGGCCAACGCCAGTCTGCTCAGGGTTGCGGCCGCTGCTGGGGACGCTCAACgcctgcctctccccctccccaaactGGGGGACTCTTTCCCCTCCAACAAGCCGGATGGGGAGGGCCTCTGCCTTCCGTCCTCGGGATTCCGGacgctgcccccaccccaccccccactgcgTCTACTCCCCAGCCGCGGGGGGCGGGAGGAGACCGACGCCGGGTCCTCAGGCCGCCGATGGGTAGCCGGCTCCGGTCGCTGGGACGCGGGGCTCCGGCTCCCCGGCTCCCGCTGCTCCGCCCCCTCCTGCGCCTGCGCGGCCGCCGTTCGCTACGCAAATTGCTCAGAGTCTGGCCCCTGCTACGCAGAACCGCGCCGCGCCCGGCGCGGCACCGTTCGAGAATTGGCGCGACTTGCGCCGCCGGCGGGCGTCAGGGGTTACAAGAGGCGGCGAGCGGCCGTGACGCTCGGGCTGCGCCGCGTCCGGCCAGTGCCCGGGTGGGCACTGCCCGGGGCCAGCTGCCCTTGCTTCTTTGGGGGGCCGGCAGTTCCCATGCTTCTCTTCCCCATCCTCAAATCGAGATCATGCCGCCCGACCCGGGGCGGTAACGACTTCCCTTCACCCGGTCTCTGAACGAAACTTCCGCCCTCAGCCAAGATGGCCTCCGGGGCCCGCCCCCCGGGCCTTATCCCGCCTGGCCCCGCAGCCCGCGCTAGCCGGCCCGCGCACTCCCTGGCCGGCGGCGATTCCCGCTCACCTGGCCCGCCGTCTGCCAGGCGCGAGGCTCCGCGAGTCCTATGGTCACCCTCACAGGGGCCCCTGTCCCTTCTGCGCCGGGGCAGTCATCCTGCCAGGGCGAAGGCTCCCTCTCTTATCTCGAGTGCTCCCGAGTTGGCGCGGGGAGTGGCGCCCCTGATGCGGGCGGTGCGAGGTTTCCACCgcgggaagaagggagggggacTTCCCGAGCCGGCCACCCGGTTCTGACGGAGCAGTGACAACAACAACAGTTGCATCCGACGGCTGAGCTTCAATTAAGGCTTTGCAAAGTGCCTTCACCCACAGTAATCACCACTCAGTTTACAAGGATCACCGACTCCTGAGGGAGGTGTCATTATCCCCATTATACAGGGGTGGAAATTAAGGCCCAGAGGGCCTGAAGGACTCGTCAGCAGGAGCTGGCCTCCAGATGGGGACCCCAAAGAACCCCTCATCTGCTCCCACACACGCCCAAGGCATAAGGAAGTCGGGAGCTGAGCATCCGGAGACGTAGAAGGTACCCAGGAGGAAGGTGGTGGGCGGGGCCCGGGCCGTTAGTAGCCCCGCCTGCTGGCCAGTTAGTGACATTTCGAGAGCTGATTGGGCCGTGTCGGTGACAGTTCCCGTTGCCCAGGCAACTAGGGCCGGGCTCCCTCGGTGCTAGAGGGACGCGGCGGGCCCGGGTCAGGGGCCTCGAGATCGGGCTTGGGGTGAGACCTGTGTGCCGTCACCACGGGCGGGTCTGGCCGAGGCCTGGGTAGGGGCCTGGGGCTGCCGTACCGCCCCAGGGCTCTGAGAGATTTAGATCCTGGGTGGGTAGGTTGAGCTTCCTGCTGTGCCAGACTCAACGGACAGATGggggcctgggaggcagggtggACCTGGggttctgaggtgggagagggagcCAGGGATGCCTGCGCCCCCCCCACCGCCGGCCCCCGTTAGCCCCAGCTGTGCCCTAACCACCTACCATCTTACCCCCGCAGCCCAGAGCATGTTCCAGATCCCAGAGTTTGAGCAGAGTGAGCAGGAAGACTCCAGCCCTGCAGATAGgggcctgggccccagccccacagGGGACAGGCCCCCAGGTCCCAGCAAGCACCAGCAAAcggccccaggcctcctgggggAAGCTGGTCACCAGCAGGGGCAGCCAGCCAGCAGCAGCCACCATGGAGGTAGGCACCCCTGCCCCAAAAACAACCACCTGGCCTCCAGCCCAGTAGCTCCCTGCACCCCAGCCACATCCACACTCACTgcgtggccttgagcaagtccctaacctctctgcacctcagcttcctcctcgGTAAAACAGAGAATTAGTCACCACCAACGTAGTGCTGTGGGGATGATTAGGAATACCTAAGAAGCAATTATAGAGCTGGTGCTTGGTAAGTGGTCAAAGTACGCAGCTCTTAGCTTAGGGCCAGGACAGAATCACTGAGAGGCAACTTAGGTCACACTTGCTTGGCATTTCCTTGGGGCTAGAAGACTTGGTGGTGCCCTGCCCCAGGCTAGCACTTTCCCTGAGATCCCGGGATCCAGCCTTCCAGCCCCAGCTATGTTctttccagccctgtggctcACACGCGGGTTGTCCTTGCCAGTTGCCAGGGCCAGGTGACCCCAAGAGGCAGACAGCCCTACCAGGCAGCGGGTctgtgtggggctggggaagcATCGGCTGTCCTCCACATCTACTGAGGGGGACCCAGCGCTGAGATGGAAGGATGGGCCCTGGAGGGCAGTGGCCATTTCTCTGTAGTCCCCACCTCCCCAGTGGCCAGCACAAGCCTTGGCACCTGGAACAACCACAAAGATCTTCTGAAAACAAAACTCATGTCCCTCACCTGTGGAAGCCGAATTGACGCCCTCCCATTTTCAGGAGCAGGAAGGCTTATTAAGACCCCctccccagggaattccctggcagtccattggttaggactcagtgctgtcACTACCtaggacccgggttcaatccctggtcagggaactaggatcctgcaagccatgcggcgcagccaaaaaaaacaaacaaacaaacaaacaaaaaggttgGTATTCAGTTATTAGTCAGGGATATAATCtctaatacaaaacaaaacaaaaaatcctcccTAGCCCACTGTCTGTCACACTGAACTCCGCAGGTTTTCTTTaacttccagattttttttttttttttttttttgtgaggtatgcgggcctctcactgttgtggcctctcccgttgcggagcacaggctccggacatgcaggctcagcggccatggctcacgggcccagccgctccacggcatgtgggatcttcctggaccggggcacgaacccgtgtcccctgcgtcggcaggcggactctcaaccactgcgccaccagggaagcccaacttccagatttttgcacttgctgtttttcTGCTTGAAACAGctttctgcccccccccccacacccggCTGTCCCTTCCCATCTTCTGTGTCAAGTGCTGAATGTATGTTCCAGCTGCCAGGGGTTCATCAGTGACCAGAAGAGAGAAACCCTTGCCCTTGTGGTTGCCCACATTCTAGTAGGTAGAGGGAGACAAaccataaacaaagaaacaaagtagTGAGTGATATAATGCGTTAGAAGATGATGCACTACATGACACACTCTTGACTTTCTCATTGGAATACAGAGTACTGGGGGGCCGGGGGAGTGATTTTAACTGAGGTGGTCAGGGTGGGCCTTGGTAAGAAGCAACATTTCAGCAAAGGCTAGAATCAATGAGGGGTGAGCCAGGCAGAGGTCTCTGGGAAGACAGATGCAGGCAGAGACCTGCAGGCGGAGGGAAgggcacatgcaaaggccctgaggtcaggACACAGTTCAGGCCAGTGAGGGGAGGGAGGTTGGAGAGttaagggagggggaggggccgatGGACAGGGCCTTGAAGGCCCAGGTGAGGACTCTGGCTTTCACTTTGAGTGAAAACCTAGAGGGCTTTGATCTTATTTGGACCTCGAGAGAATCACCAGGGCCCCTGTGTTGAGCCGGGTCTGCATTGGGCAGAGGCAGGGGCGGTGCCACAGGGGAGGATGGTGATCTGTGCCAGGCTGGTGGTGGTGGAAGTGGTAAGCAGCTGGACTCTGGGTTTCTCTTGAAGGTACAGCTGGCAGGATTTGCTGGCAGACAGTTGTGGGGtatgaggcacagagaagatgGCTGCAAGGGATCTGGCCTGGGCACCTGGAAGGATGGAGTCGCTCTTAACTGACATGGAACTGAGACGGCGTGGGGTGAGATCAGGAGCCCTGTTTGGGCCAGAGCAGGTTAGAGGTGCCTTTTGGGCATGCAGGTGGAGACTTCTAGTAGGGATAGATACCTGTAGAAGTTGGCAGTCGCTGATGTAGTGTTCTGTGGGCCCTGGGAACCAGTGTAGACAGGGGAGGAGCTGGACTGAGCCTGGGGATCCAGTCTGCAGAGGGCAGTAGGAGAGGAGGAGTCAGCACTGGGGTCTGAGAAGGAGGGAGCGGTCTGGTAAGGAGAGGGCGAGCTGAACCCGTGAGGCTCCTTCCAGGGCTGCTGGAGGAGGACTGTGAGTAGAGCACTGGACTCGACACAGGGCCAGTGCAGCTTGGGTGGCAAGTGGGGAGGGATGATAGGAAGAGGGTTGGAGGTAGAAAGGGGAGCCCACCCCCTCTCGGCAGCTGAGCTCTGGCAAAGAGGAACAGAGGAGCGGGTGGCAGCTGAAGGCCCAAGGAGGGTCAAGGAAGGGTTGTTTTATTATGTCTTTTATGatagaaagggaaatgaaaagagCATTTGGTGGTGGGGGGCCCAtgctgcgcggcttgtgggatcttagttccccaaccagggatggaacccatgccccctgcagtggaagcatggagtcttaaccactggaccaccagggaattcccaaaagagCATGTTTGTAAGCTGATGGAGTAATCCAGGAGCGAGGAAAATACTGGAGGatgcagaagagaagggaagCTTGCTGGAGAGGTGTCCCTGAGTAGGAGAGAGCAGTCTGGTGTGCAGGGGAGGGGCGGCTCAGCTAAGAGcggtggagggcagggagagataCCTCATGGGAACTAGTAGAAGTCTCTCTCATGGGTGCTTCCATTTTCTTGGTAAAAGGAAGCCAGGTCTTGAGCCAGGAGTGAGggttgggagagggatgggggctgATGGGGAGAGAGGAGCAGGTTTGAAGTGGTTGTCTTGGCCTAGAGAATGGAGTGTGGAAGGTGTGCTGGGCAACATCTAGGGTGCCACTGGGTCTCGTGACCGTGAATTTGAACTGAGGTGGCACGGCTGTGCTTtcctccagccccactggccAGTCGGCTGCCTGTGGGAACTGGCAGGGAGTTGGCCTTAACCAGACCTGTGCTGGTCTCAGCCCAGTGAGAGAGGTGGCTGGGGGCTTAGCTCGTGTGCAGTGTAGGCTGGCCAAGTGTGAGGAGTCCCAGCATCATTAGAGTTGGGGTGCCAaggcagggagctgggaaggaccACTTCGGtgccatgaatgaatgaagacacgAGCGGCTAAGGGAGTGGCTGGGGAGAGAACGGCAGGGAGCTCCAGTAATCTCCTGCACCCACAAGGGGCCCACCCTGTGGGCGGTGGGTGCTTGAGGCCCGGAGTGGGAAGGGTGGCACAGCCCAAGAAACTAGATTTGTGGAGGAAGGAGTGAGAATGGTCTGAAGCAGCAATAAGCCAAGGGGATGCCTATCCCAGCTCCAGGTCCAGCCATGAGGAGGCCTGCAGGGGAGAAAATAGCCACCATGTAAGAGGACTGCACTGGATtccttaaacttttcttttttaattaattaatttttggcagcattgagtctgttgctgcgcgcaggctttctctagttgcagcgagcgggggctactcttcgttgcggtgcgcaggcttctcattacagtggcttcttgTCTtattgtgaagcatgggctctaggcgtgggattcagtagttgtggctcgtgggctcagtagttgtggctcacgggatctagagcgcaggttcagtagttgtggctcatgggcttagttgctccgcggcatgtgggatcttccctgaccagggctcgaacctgtgtcccctgcattggcaggtggattcttaaccactgcgcctccagggatgCCCATCCTTAAACTTTGGACTTAGTTTTCGATGTCTAAAAAGCAAGTGATTTTTCCATAAAAGATCCGCAAGTGCCAGCGACCTGCCAGAGCCACAGGGCCACTGCCCCCTCCAGATGGGCAGGGTCCTGTCACTCTTCATAATCCCTGCCCCCACACCCCTGCTGTAGTGGACGGCGTGTGTCCCCAGGGCGGGCCTGTGGCCACCTTGTGTGCTGTGACAGCTCCATTGCATAGCCTGGTGCCTGGGGCAGCTGGTGCGTGGATgatggagaggggaggaaggacatGCAGTGGGAGAAGCAGCCCAGTGCCGGGCCCTGGGCCAGACTGCAGGGGTCAAGCTCAGCTCTCCCCTCTACTGGTAGCTCGAGCTTGAGCAGGTTACTTAACtcactctgcctcagttttctttgtttttcctttttaaaaaattgaagtgtgggcttccctggtggcgcagtggttgagagtccgcctgccgatgcaggggacacgggttcgtacttCACCAtagtaagtgaagtcagagaaagaaaatatcacatgatatcacttatatgtgaaactataaaaaatgatacaaacgaacttactcacaaaacagaaatagactcacagacatagaaaacaaacttacggttaccaaaggggaaaggaggtgggaagggataaattaggatttggggatatttttttctttttggccgtacCACGCTCAgcttgtgcgatcttagttccccgatcagggattaataacctataatggaaaagaagctgaacaggaatatatatatgtatatgtatgtataactgaatcactttgctgtatacctgaaactaacacatcattgtaaatcgactacacttcaattttttcttttcttttttttttgtttttttgtggtacgcgggcctctcactgttgtctctcccgttgcggagcacaggctccggatgcgcaggctcagcggccatggctcacgggcccagccgctccgcggcatgtgggatcttcccggaccagggctcgaacccatgtcccctgcattggcaggcggattcttaatcactgtgccaccggggaagtcccaaagaagaataatattttatttcagtgtcCCAAATACAATTTTGGTGGAATACAGCAATGCACAGCCATGTATAtattgtttctggcttctttcaagctATGACTGCAatgttgagtagttgtgacagagactgtgtggCCTGCAAtgcccaaaatatttactatgtggccctttatagaaaacatTTGCCAGCCTCTGCTTTAGTGTTTTCTGATTTACTCAGCTCTGAGCAAGGTGGGGGTATGTTCTCTACAGGACGGTAAGGGGCTTTTGTACCCCAAACGGCTTTGGGTACACAGGAAGCCTCGGCCAAGACACGACAGGCAGCGCACCTGCTCAGGGAGGAGTGCCACGCTGCTCTCCTGCTGGGGGCGAGCAGTAAGTGCACCACCCACGTGTGGTAGAGCAGGATCCAAACCCAGCCCTGCCTGATGGCAAAGCCTCACTGCCTCAAACTGTCTGGAACATCACTGTTTTAATGAAGTGTGCAAGGATGCTCACAGAAGCATGAACATGGATGTGTCCAGCCCCATGCACGTACCCAGAAGCCCAATGGGTAAAGAACTTAAAGCCTGGTGGTGGGCCTCGGGGCACCTCCAGCCCTAGGCCCCTCCCaattccccaccccagccccaggcaggctCTCTGGAAGGATGGTGTGAGTGGGCAGGCCTGGGTACCCACCCATGCTCACAACCAGACAGGAGCCACGCCCATCTCTCACCCTTACCTTCCCCAAACTGGGAGAGGCCACCTCTGCCGTGCCCCGGGGCATGTAGGGGTGAGAGCTGATTGAAGGTTGGATGCATAGGGTGGGAGGGGCATATCCACTTCCCCCTGGGAGTTCACAGAAAATCCCTCAGATTTTTTTCTAGTAAACAGAAGGACACTTAAATGTTCAGTTTACACTCAGGAGCGTCATTTTGACAATGGCTGGCTTGGCGTTGCTAAATCCACGGCTTTGGTAAAAATCCCCACTCCTTAGGGTAGGCCGCTGGTAGAGCTGGCACTTACAGAAGGACCAGGGGTGCCTTCCCAGACCTGAGGCCCCAAGGTGGCCCGTGGTGCTGCTGGAGGGAGCCGGGGGCATGAGAGTTAAGCACACAGGCACAGGAGCCAGAATGGTtgggttggaatcccagctctgccatctactagctgtgtgaccttgggcaagttacttaccctctctgtgccttagttttctcctctgtaaaatggagacagggAGTAACCTCCTTCATAGGATGTGATGAGGACGTAAGGAATTGATACACACGAAGCACACTTCCAACCTGACACAGCGAGTGCTCTTCTGCTTGCTCTGATTCCTAGGCGAGGGTGCAGTGCCCCCCTGCCAATCACTCATCTTCTGACCCTTGGGCCTTGCATCTGTCAAGTGTGGAGGTGTGTGTATTCTTAGTGCtggtaaaggaaaataatagctGATGTTTCCTAAGCATTTAAGTGACCGGGCAGGGTGTACCAGCTGTGCGACCCTGGGCAAgttcctaacctctctgtgcttctactTCCTCATGTGTGAAATAGGGAGAACTTGGCCTCTGCTTCACTGGGAAGCTGGGAGCCTGCAGGACATGAAAAATGCAGAACTGGGTGCTCTCCCTGTGTCATTTGTTCTCGTGGAGGTCCTGGGGTCTGGGGTCCATTTCACAGAGGACTACACTGAGGCCCCAAGGGATTAAAGAAAAGGCCCCAGGTCACAAAGCAggaaggtggtggtggggacCCCGGCCCTGCTGCCCACGCCTCACGGAACTGGTCAGCGTTCTGCAGATGGGCCTATTCTCATCAGGGGTCTTGCTGCTCTCAGCTCCTTAGCCCCCACGCCCAATCCCAGCTGCTGATTTAGCTGCCCGTTCCCCACTGCCAACTCACTCCTCAAAGGCTTTATGGTCTCCCTACCTACCTGACCTCAGGCTTTGGTGACGCCCAGGAGCTCCGACCACCCGCTTAGCCTAGGCCTTTCTGGATCCAGCCCCCTCTTCCCTTTTTGGCTTTCTCAGCCATGTGTCTGGAGATGGGACCCTTGGAGGCCCAGCAGCCCTGGAGCTGACCCACAGGCCTTTTGGGAGGGGATGAGACAGTTACCCCTGGTTTCAAGACCGGGTCTAGATCTTAGTTTCTCCAAAACGCCTCCCTGTGGACGCTGGCCCCCTGCACTTCTTCCATGCCTGTCTTTCACTCTATACTTAGTTCTGGATTTTGCTCCTGGGAGTGTTCTAGGTCTTTGCTGGACTGCGTATGGGGGTGGGGTTGGCAGGAGTTCGGGAGATGGCACACAGTACCTAAGTCGGTCAAACTCAGGACACACCTCTTTGCATAATGATCCACCACGCCCTTTCAGCTTAGCACTTTCCAGCTCTTTATGTGACCCTTATGCAGTCACTGGTAGTAAGGACTACGTTTATCCCCACAGAGAGGTGAGGGCACAGGTGCAGGGAGTTGAAGGGCAGCTGGACAAGGGAAGAAGTGTAGCTCAATGGATAATCAATGGACTCTGGATTCCAACAAACCTCTAGGGACTTCTAGCCTCAGAGCTTCACAGCTGTGGGACCCTGCGCAAGTCTTAACCTCTCTTaagcctctgtcttctcatctgcaaagtggaagCAATGTTAGTACTCACCTCCCAGGATGGTTAGGAGGATAATGAAGTAATGCCCAGGGCCTACtagcacacagcaagtgctccCTAAGTATTACCTAAAGTCAACAGACCTTTCTGGACAATTTCTCCAAAGTGGGTGCTGTGAGAGGTACAGACACGCTGCTGACAGGCTCTTGTTCTCTGGGGGCCCAAGGTCTCCTGTAGGCCACAGCAGTGCAACAAATGGACCCCAGCAGGTCAGCTGCAGGTCGCCTGGCTGGGGCGACCTCCTCATCCAGGGGACTGGCTTCCTCTGCGGGGGAATGGGGCTGAGGAAAGAGCTACCGGCCCAGGGGGTTGCTGGGAAGCCCCAGCATCACGCACTCGCAGCTCTAACTACTAGTTCTTATGCccttattttgtgccaggcacagaggAAAGTCATTTTATACACTAAGGGCCTGGCCCATTATTGGGGCTCAATTAAGATTTGTGGGATTAGTGAGAAGTTAATTCGAATCTTCACAAAAGCCCCATGAGTTTCCCTTAGGAGGGAACTGGGGCTCTGAGAGGTAGAGTGATGTGCACGCAAAGACCACAGCGGGCCGACGGAGCTAATGCTGAGGGCTTCGGCAGAGCTGGGGCCACAGAGGAGTTGAGATTCACGTCGTCCCCACCCCCTGACCTTCTCTGCAGGCACTGGGGCTGTGGAGACCCGGAGTCGCCACAGCTTCTACTCCGCGGGGACGGAGGATGAAGAAGGGACGGAGGAGGAGGAGCCCAGCCCCTTCCGGGGCCGCTCGAGCTCGGCGCCCCCCAACCTCTGGGCTGCACAGCGATATGGCCGCGAGCTCCGGAGGATGAGCGACGAGTTCCACGGCTCCTTCAAGGTGAGCTCCGGCCGGGGCGCACAAGGCACCGTAGTCCCGGAGCATGCCGGGACCTATACTCCCGGGGCTCCTCCCACTGGGCTGTCCCATTCGAGTCCCACTGCATGTCGGGATTTGCGGTCTCGGGactcctccctccagcctgtcCTTTCCCGAGTCCCAGGGCATTTCGGGATCTATAACCCAGACCCCGCTCCAGAAGGCCCAGGCTCCTGGGTTCCCCAAATCCTTTGAGCGCGGGGCATGCTGGCATCTGTGCTCCTGACCGACCTCTTTCGGATATCCGGGTTCCTGGACCTCAATTTCGGAACCCCTTCTTTAATTTTCGAATTACGGTCCCATCTTCCAGGTGCCAGATCTCCAGCTCTGGCGCTTACAGGGTCCTAGGCATCGTCTCTTCCCGCCCCCGGCATGGAGGATCTGGGATCTCGGTACAGGGCCTGCTGGCACTATTGTCTTTATCTCCCCCGTGATCTCACTTGGCGGTGGGATTCCGGAAGCGGAGGGGCCAGGCTCGAGGTGCCAGGATAAGCTAATTCACATAaccctttcctcctcccaccccgaAGGGACTTCCTCGCCCGAACAGCGCGGGCACAGCGGCGCAGATGCGACAAAGCCCCAGCTGGACGCACTTCCTTCAGTCCTGGTGGAACCGGAACTTGGGGAGaggaggccccgccccctcccagtGACCTTCTGTCCCACATCCCGAATCTCCGAACCGCTGCTGGCGGCCATCTTGGGAGTGGGCGGAAGTCTTTTCTGCAGGCCTTATGCAAAAGGAGGCTGTTTCGTCCCTTTCAGAAGGAGGCGGTCTGACCCAGAGCCCAATTCCCTTCCGGTGTGTGCGAGGACCGCGGAGGGGCTCGGCCCCCGTCGGAAGTCTTGAAGTTTTTCCGCCCTTAGGTGCTGGAAATGGCCCTGTGACCCCGCCCCCGGCACTGGGCTGCCACAGTCGCCTTCGCCAGTTGCGAGCCGGAATTAACCCTAACTTCGCCAGAACCCTTTCCTCCGAGGTAACGCTGCGGGCC
This window encodes:
- the BAD gene encoding bcl2-associated agonist of cell death produces the protein MFQIPEFEQSEQEDSSPADRGLGPSPTGDRPPGPSKHQQTAPGLLGEAGHQQGQPASSSHHGGTGAVETRSRHSFYSAGTEDEEGTEEEEPSPFRGRSSSAPPNLWAAQRYGRELRRMSDEFHGSFKGLPRPNSAGTAAQMRQSPSWTHFLQSWWNRNLGRGGPAPSQ